A DNA window from Halanaerobium saccharolyticum subsp. saccharolyticum DSM 6643 contains the following coding sequences:
- a CDS encoding zinc metalloprotease HtpX, with amino-acid sequence MHRTKTFLLMFSLIIVFMFFGGMIAGQDGIVMAFIFALAINFISYWNSDKIAIKMTKSKPLNESEAPEIYNIVRKLTQNNKMPMPEIYLTPSNQPNAFATGRNPDHAAIAVTRGLIRLLNKDELEGVIAHELAHVKNRDTLISTMAAVMAGALAFLARIGRFRMIFGGRRNNNGAGALLQLVAIIFAPLAAILIKMAISRSREYIADETGGKISGNPEGLASALEKMERYSQGKEQMQINEAAAHMFILNPLSREGMAKLFSSHPPTAERIKRLRQTR; translated from the coding sequence ATGCACCGCACAAAAACATTTTTATTGATGTTTAGTTTAATAATTGTATTCATGTTTTTTGGAGGAATGATTGCCGGTCAAGATGGAATTGTGATGGCCTTTATTTTTGCACTAGCTATTAATTTTATCAGCTACTGGAACAGTGATAAGATTGCCATCAAAATGACTAAATCCAAACCTTTAAATGAAAGTGAAGCACCAGAAATTTATAATATAGTCAGAAAACTGACCCAAAATAACAAAATGCCGATGCCTGAAATTTATCTGACCCCATCAAATCAACCCAACGCTTTCGCAACTGGTCGAAATCCAGATCATGCTGCTATTGCAGTCACTCGGGGTTTAATTAGATTATTAAACAAAGATGAATTAGAAGGAGTAATCGCCCACGAGCTAGCTCATGTTAAAAATAGGGATACCTTAATCAGCACTATGGCAGCAGTAATGGCTGGCGCTTTAGCTTTTTTAGCTAGAATTGGTAGATTTAGAATGATTTTTGGAGGCCGCCGTAACAATAATGGAGCTGGTGCTCTACTGCAGTTAGTTGCTATAATCTTTGCACCTTTAGCAGCTATTTTAATCAAAATGGCAATTTCGCGCTCGCGAGAATATATAGCTGATGAAACCGGTGGCAAAATCTCTGGTAATCCCGAAGGTCTGGCCAGTGCTTTAGAAAAAATGGAGCGCTACAGCCAGGGTAAAGAACAGATGCAGATTAATGAAGCTGCAGCCCACATGTTTATTTTAAATCCACTTTCTCGTGAAGGAATGGCTAAACTATTCAGTTCACATCCTCCAACAGCAGAAAGAATAAAACGACTA
- a CDS encoding phenylpyruvate tautomerase MIF-related protein, whose protein sequence is MPYIKVQTNQEVEAEQGLLKKLSAEMAEKLGKPESYVMTAMEADLKMTFGGSTEKTAFVEVNSIGLKQSMTAELSKFICEFLEKELGIDKDRIYIKFSDVPRVMWGWDGNTF, encoded by the coding sequence ATGCCTTATATTAAAGTACAGACAAATCAGGAAGTAGAAGCAGAGCAGGGATTGTTAAAAAAATTATCGGCTGAGATGGCAGAAAAGCTGGGAAAACCAGAATCATATGTTATGACAGCAATGGAAGCAGATCTTAAAATGACTTTTGGTGGCAGCACTGAAAAGACAGCTTTTGTTGAAGTAAACAGTATCGGATTAAAACAGTCAATGACCGCAGAACTTTCTAAATTTATCTGCGAATTTCTTGAAAAAGAACTGGGAATTGACAAGGATAGAATCTATATTAAATTTTCAGATGTTCCGAGGGTAATGTGGGGTTGGGATGGAAACACTTTTTAG
- a CDS encoding zinc transporter ZntB: MSALITGYYVEKEYIKKLENLNEDITKKSEDSFSWYHLNVLEAEAKEWLKEKSGLSDIVIKELISEETRPRVLKDEEGILLNLRGLNLNPNSDEEDMVSLHMWIEPDRIITTRSERVFTIDDIDKSYQRGNGPRTIADFLIRVLDGVIDKISDYIYKIEEDIDEMEEEVLTAERSKLRSMISEKRREVVIIRRYIVPQRELMARLYKDKISWLDEDDKEYIYEFSNRSIRQIEELDTIRDRAALVQEELNNKINDQMNRTMYILSIVGSIFLPLGFLTGLFGINIGGMPGTESNAAFAIFSLIMIVIIGIEYWLFKKNDWI, encoded by the coding sequence ATGTCAGCCTTAATTACAGGTTATTATGTAGAAAAAGAATATATTAAAAAATTAGAAAATTTAAATGAGGATATTACTAAAAAGAGTGAAGATTCCTTTAGCTGGTATCACCTCAATGTGCTGGAGGCAGAAGCTAAAGAGTGGTTAAAAGAAAAAAGTGGTTTATCTGATATTGTAATTAAAGAATTGATTTCAGAAGAAACCAGGCCCCGGGTTTTAAAAGATGAAGAGGGCATTCTTCTCAATCTGAGGGGCTTAAATTTAAATCCTAACTCAGATGAAGAAGATATGGTTTCACTGCATATGTGGATTGAACCAGATCGAATAATTACTACCCGAAGTGAGAGGGTATTTACCATTGATGATATTGATAAGAGTTATCAGCGTGGAAATGGGCCGCGAACAATTGCTGATTTTTTGATCAGGGTACTCGATGGTGTCATAGATAAAATCAGTGATTATATTTATAAAATTGAAGAAGATATTGATGAAATGGAAGAAGAAGTTTTAACAGCAGAAAGATCTAAGCTTCGCTCAATGATTTCTGAAAAAAGAAGAGAAGTAGTTATTATTCGTCGCTATATAGTTCCACAGCGGGAATTAATGGCCCGATTATATAAAGACAAGATAAGTTGGCTTGATGAGGACGATAAAGAATATATTTATGAGTTTTCTAACCGTTCAATTAGACAGATTGAAGAACTTGATACCATTCGGGATCGGGCAGCTCTGGTTCAGGAAGAATTAAATAATAAAATAAATGATCAGATGAATAGAACAATGTACATTCTGTCTATAGTAGGTAGTATCTTTTTACCATTGGGTTTTTTGACCGGTCTATTTGGCATCAATATTGGAGGAATGCCGGGAACTGAAAGTAATGCTGCCTTTGCTATTTTTTCTCTAATAATGATTGTGATAATTGGTATTGAATACTGGTTATTTAAGAAGAATGACTGGATTTAA
- a CDS encoding nicotinate phosphoribosyltransferase, translating into MRNLSLLTDFYQLTMAQGYCQKGKTETAVFDLFYRENPSNNGYAIFAGLEQIIEFVENLRFKEDDISYLKNQGFNDKFLDYLRNFKFKGDIYSVPEGSVVFPKEPLLKVEAPILQAQLLETPLLNLINHQALIATKAARINEAAKGKNVLEFGLRRAHGPDAGIYGARAAVIGGCVGTSNVLTGKKFGVKVSGTHAHSWVMSFESELESFRTYADNFPNNCILLVDTYDTLKSGVPNAIKVFKEMKEKGIESDLFGIRLDSGDLAYLSKEARKMLDQAGFEDAVIVASNNLDENIITSLNLQGAEIDLYGVGTRLITSYDSPAFGAVYKMSEYSDQPKIKLSDNIEKMTNPGDKKLVRIYDKESGKIRADLIALKNEEISENEDLTLFDARDTWKTTTLKKGSYQLRDMLEPIFKNGQLVYDSPSVLEIKNYAEKEKDSLGEEYKRLTNPHIMKVDLSDKLFDLKQRLIKKNKMKK; encoded by the coding sequence ATGAGAAATTTAAGTCTTTTAACTGATTTTTATCAATTGACTATGGCTCAAGGTTACTGTCAGAAAGGAAAAACTGAAACGGCAGTTTTCGATCTTTTTTATAGAGAAAATCCCAGTAATAATGGTTATGCGATTTTTGCAGGTTTAGAACAGATTATTGAATTTGTAGAAAACTTAAGGTTCAAAGAAGATGACATCTCTTACTTGAAAAATCAAGGATTTAACGATAAATTTTTAGATTATCTGAGAAATTTTAAATTTAAAGGAGATATTTATTCAGTACCAGAAGGAAGTGTTGTTTTTCCAAAAGAGCCTCTGCTTAAAGTAGAAGCACCTATTTTACAGGCTCAATTATTAGAAACTCCACTTTTAAATTTAATTAATCATCAAGCTTTAATTGCAACCAAAGCAGCTAGAATAAATGAGGCAGCAAAAGGAAAAAATGTACTTGAATTTGGTCTTCGTCGTGCCCATGGTCCAGATGCTGGAATTTATGGAGCGCGTGCTGCTGTAATTGGCGGCTGTGTTGGAACATCAAATGTTTTGACAGGTAAGAAATTTGGAGTTAAAGTAAGTGGAACTCATGCTCACAGCTGGGTAATGAGTTTTGAAAGTGAATTAGAATCGTTTCGAACTTATGCTGATAATTTTCCTAATAACTGTATACTTTTAGTTGATACATATGACACTTTAAAATCGGGGGTTCCTAATGCAATTAAAGTTTTTAAGGAAATGAAAGAAAAAGGAATTGAATCTGATCTATTTGGTATAAGACTTGATAGTGGAGATTTAGCCTATCTTTCTAAAGAAGCTAGAAAAATGCTGGATCAGGCAGGGTTTGAAGATGCTGTGATAGTGGCTTCTAATAATCTTGATGAAAATATTATTACTTCTCTGAATTTACAGGGGGCTGAGATTGATTTGTATGGAGTCGGGACTAGACTTATAACTTCCTATGATTCTCCAGCTTTTGGAGCAGTTTATAAAATGAGTGAATATAGTGATCAGCCTAAAATAAAGCTTTCTGATAATATTGAAAAAATGACTAATCCAGGTGATAAAAAATTAGTTAGAATTTATGATAAAGAATCAGGTAAGATTAGAGCAGATTTGATAGCTCTTAAAAACGAAGAAATAAGTGAAAATGAGGATTTAACTTTATTTGATGCAAGAGATACCTGGAAAACTACTACACTAAAAAAAGGTAGTTATCAGCTTAGAGACATGCTGGAACCGATTTTTAAAAATGGTCAACTTGTATATGATTCTCCCTCAGTACTGGAAATCAAAAACTATGCAGAAAAAGAAAAGGATAGTTTAGGAGAAGAATATAAAAGACTAACAAATCCTCATATTATGAAAGTTGATCTTTCAGATAAATTATTTGATTTAAAACAAAGACTAATCAAGAAAAATAAAATGAAAAAATAA
- a CDS encoding ADP-ribosylglycohydrolase family protein, which yields MKNSKKERAKGALMGAFIGEALGVGPHWYYDLEEMRQEYGEWIDDYTEPKSDRYHAGLEAGQISQAGILLKMMAEHLIENDGYAQDAFCKMMDQDFLPKISGEAMAGPGGYTSQSMRHLWRARVEKELPWDQVAGNADTTESIERNIAQAIFYADDLESLSLNITANTALTQSDNLIASLTVAYSSVLAFLIQGESLDSKISAKLMQAVDQGKLPFHKVTGDNLTPPSNKNVVKESDLYGEGLFASPDGLLSPSYMAQAAQDDDIIIEPAWKAAIVYGMPCAIYHMLPAVYYLSARFNDDFENGVLHALNGGGQNQVRTMLTGALIGAQVGFSKIPKRFIEGLQQKDELLALTDKFIEKI from the coding sequence ATGAAAAATAGTAAAAAAGAAAGAGCAAAAGGTGCATTGATGGGTGCTTTTATAGGTGAAGCTCTTGGAGTTGGTCCTCACTGGTATTATGATTTAGAAGAAATGCGTCAGGAATATGGTGAATGGATAGATGATTATACAGAGCCGAAATCTGATAGGTATCATGCTGGTCTTGAAGCGGGGCAAATATCTCAGGCAGGAATTTTACTAAAGATGATGGCAGAGCATTTAATTGAAAATGATGGTTATGCTCAGGATGCTTTCTGTAAAATGATGGATCAAGATTTTTTGCCTAAAATATCAGGGGAGGCAATGGCTGGTCCTGGTGGTTATACAAGTCAGTCAATGCGCCATCTCTGGCGGGCAAGAGTTGAAAAAGAATTGCCCTGGGATCAGGTTGCAGGCAATGCGGATACTACCGAGTCAATTGAAAGAAATATTGCTCAGGCTATTTTTTATGCAGATGATTTAGAATCCTTGAGTTTAAATATCACCGCTAATACAGCTTTAACTCAATCAGATAATCTAATTGCTTCATTAACGGTTGCCTACAGCTCAGTCCTGGCATTTTTAATTCAGGGAGAGAGCCTTGACTCAAAAATTTCTGCCAAATTAATGCAGGCTGTTGATCAGGGTAAATTACCCTTTCATAAAGTAACTGGCGATAATTTAACTCCACCGTCTAATAAAAATGTGGTTAAAGAATCTGATCTTTATGGAGAGGGCCTTTTTGCTTCTCCAGACGGACTGCTTTCGCCCTCTTATATGGCACAAGCAGCTCAAGATGATGATATAATAATTGAGCCAGCTTGGAAAGCTGCTATAGTTTACGGAATGCCCTGTGCAATTTACCATATGCTGCCTGCAGTCTATTATCTATCGGCAAGATTTAATGATGATTTTGAAAATGGAGTACTTCACGCTCTCAATGGGGGCGGCCAGAATCAGGTAAGGACAATGCTGACAGGTGCTTTAATTGGAGCTCAGGTTGGCTTTTCTAAAATTCCCAAAAGATTTATAGAGGGCCTGCAGCAAAAAGATGAACTACTTGCTTTAACTGATAAGTTTATAGAAAAAATATAA
- a CDS encoding LysR family transcriptional regulator, with translation MIDFRHQTFLQLCRIKNYTKTAKKLHITQPTVSQHIKHLEDYYQVKLFNYSGKSLKITEAGKKLYKYTERMIADSKQIKKCIKKRSERKKIKFGATLSIGEFVMPDILNKLMEENPELNFDMLVENTENLLNKLKKGEINFAVLEGFFDKSKFGYQLFSKEKFIGICSPNSRFNHHKIKLEDLLNARLILRENGSGTREVLEQILYTNNLSEKSFNNKIEIGNLNTIKQLVSHNKGVSFVYQAAAQKELENNSITTLKIKGFNIKREFNFVYLKNSVFEDQYQRYFKLFNDLRKK, from the coding sequence ATGATAGATTTTAGACATCAAACTTTTCTGCAGCTCTGCAGAATAAAAAATTATACAAAAACTGCAAAAAAACTTCATATAACCCAGCCGACTGTAAGCCAGCACATTAAACATTTAGAAGATTATTATCAAGTTAAATTATTTAATTATAGCGGTAAAAGTTTAAAAATCACTGAAGCCGGCAAAAAACTATATAAATATACAGAAAGAATGATTGCTGACAGTAAACAAATAAAAAAATGTATCAAAAAAAGATCTGAAAGAAAAAAAATAAAATTTGGAGCAACTCTTTCTATTGGTGAATTTGTTATGCCAGATATTTTAAATAAGCTTATGGAAGAAAATCCTGAACTTAACTTTGATATGCTGGTTGAAAATACAGAAAATCTTCTAAATAAGCTAAAAAAAGGAGAAATCAATTTTGCAGTTCTCGAAGGCTTTTTTGATAAATCGAAATTTGGTTATCAACTTTTTAGTAAAGAAAAATTTATTGGTATTTGTTCTCCTAATTCAAGATTTAACCACCATAAAATTAAACTTGAGGATTTATTAAATGCAAGATTAATTTTAAGAGAAAATGGATCAGGAACACGTGAAGTCTTAGAACAAATCCTTTATACAAACAATTTAAGTGAAAAAAGCTTTAACAATAAAATAGAAATAGGTAATTTAAATACTATTAAACAACTTGTTAGCCATAATAAAGGGGTTTCATTTGTTTATCAGGCAGCAGCCCAAAAAGAATTAGAAAACAATAGCATCACAACTTTAAAAATTAAAGGCTTTAATATCAAAAGAGAATTTAATTTTGTTTATTTAAAAAATAGTGTTTTTGAAGACCAATACCAGAGATATTTTAAGTTATTTAATGATTTGAGAAAAAAATAA
- a CDS encoding YeiH family protein produces MEEIKDYLAGIILTILLALTAKAVSTYIPMHIISASVFALILGMLLNPIIKEIYIFNKGIKFVSKKILKTGIVLMGLTLSFSQVLSVGGYSLIVMTFTLMTAFGGGYLVGRLFNMNWKLSSLISAGTGVCGGSAIAAVAPTIEAENSDIAYAISATFIFDILMVILFPIAGRYLGMSDLGFGLWAGTAVNDTSSVVAAGYAFSDAAGSFAVIVKLTRTLSIVPIVMIFSIINARENRRLGIKENEQHEKVSIRNIFPYFILLFLVMVAVKSTGIISADLSNNIASISKFMMVMALGAIGLTTNFNEVSDSGIKPLFHGFIISSLVVIVSFTVQMFIGQL; encoded by the coding sequence ATGGAAGAGATCAAAGATTACTTAGCAGGTATCATCCTTACAATTTTATTAGCTTTAACTGCTAAGGCAGTAAGTACTTACATACCAATGCACATTATTAGTGCTAGTGTTTTTGCACTTATTTTAGGAATGTTATTGAATCCAATTATTAAAGAAATTTATATTTTTAACAAAGGTATCAAATTTGTTTCGAAAAAGATTTTAAAAACAGGAATTGTACTTATGGGACTTACTTTAAGTTTTTCCCAGGTATTATCAGTTGGGGGTTATTCTTTAATTGTTATGACCTTCACTTTAATGACTGCCTTTGGTGGCGGCTATTTAGTTGGCCGTTTATTTAATATGAACTGGAAATTATCAAGTTTAATTTCTGCAGGGACAGGCGTCTGTGGTGGTTCTGCAATAGCAGCAGTTGCCCCAACAATTGAAGCAGAAAACAGTGATATAGCTTATGCAATATCTGCAACTTTTATATTTGATATATTAATGGTTATTCTTTTTCCTATAGCAGGTAGATATTTAGGGATGAGTGATCTTGGTTTTGGACTCTGGGCTGGAACAGCGGTTAATGATACCTCATCAGTAGTTGCAGCAGGTTATGCTTTTTCTGATGCAGCAGGTTCTTTTGCGGTAATTGTAAAATTAACAAGAACTTTATCAATTGTACCAATAGTAATGATTTTTTCTATTATAAATGCTAGAGAAAATAGAAGACTGGGAATAAAAGAAAATGAGCAGCATGAAAAGGTAAGTATCAGAAATATTTTTCCATATTTTATTTTGTTATTTTTAGTTATGGTTGCAGTTAAAAGTACAGGTATTATTTCAGCTGACTTGAGCAACAATATTGCTTCAATTTCTAAATTCATGATGGTTATGGCCTTAGGTGCGATTGGATTGACCACCAATTTCAATGAAGTATCGGATTCTGGTATCAAACCATTATTTCATGGATTTATAATTTCTTCACTGGTAGTAATAGTTTCTTTTACAGTTCAAATGTTTATCGGCCAGCTTTAA
- a CDS encoding YhdH/YhfP family quinone oxidoreductase, whose protein sequence is MENIKFKALEVNEIDGEFKREIIEKEINDLPEGDLIINVKYSSLNYKDALSAAGNKGVTREYPHTPGIDAAGIVVEDKSGTYKKGDKVIVTGYDFGMNTDGGFEEYIRIPAGWAVKLPQNLSLRQSMIYGTAGFTAALSVYKLLEADVDKNNILVTGASGGVGSFACAILAKIGYKVTAATGKSGARYYFNNLGVENVIDRKEVDDDSGRMLLKEKWDGVIDTVGGNILTTAIKATKYDGAVTCCGNVASAKLDLNVYPFILRGISLFGIDSVQCKRELREEAWKKIASDWKVDQLDEFSTEVLLEDLNDQIENMLAGNSKGRVIVKL, encoded by the coding sequence ATGGAAAATATTAAATTTAAAGCACTAGAAGTTAATGAAATCGACGGAGAATTCAAAAGAGAAATTATAGAAAAGGAAATTAATGATCTACCTGAGGGTGATCTGATAATCAATGTTAAATATTCTTCTTTAAATTATAAAGATGCTCTTTCGGCGGCTGGAAATAAAGGAGTTACTCGAGAATACCCTCATACTCCAGGTATTGATGCGGCAGGAATAGTCGTAGAAGATAAAAGTGGTACTTATAAAAAAGGAGATAAAGTAATAGTTACAGGTTATGATTTTGGAATGAATACTGATGGTGGTTTTGAAGAATATATTCGAATCCCAGCTGGCTGGGCAGTCAAACTACCTCAAAATCTAAGTTTAAGACAGAGCATGATTTATGGTACAGCCGGATTTACTGCTGCACTTTCCGTTTATAAACTTTTAGAAGCTGATGTGGATAAAAATAATATTTTAGTTACAGGTGCTTCCGGAGGAGTCGGAAGCTTTGCTTGTGCTATTTTGGCTAAGATTGGCTATAAAGTTACTGCAGCTACCGGAAAAAGTGGGGCAAGATATTATTTTAATAACTTAGGTGTGGAAAATGTAATTGATAGAAAAGAAGTAGATGATGATTCAGGAAGAATGCTTTTAAAAGAAAAATGGGATGGAGTTATTGATACAGTTGGTGGGAACATTCTAACAACAGCCATCAAAGCAACTAAGTATGATGGTGCTGTAACCTGCTGTGGAAATGTAGCATCTGCAAAATTAGATCTTAATGTTTATCCATTTATTTTAAGAGGAATAAGTTTATTTGGTATAGACTCTGTCCAGTGCAAAAGAGAGTTAAGAGAAGAAGCCTGGAAAAAAATTGCTTCAGACTGGAAAGTTGATCAATTGGACGAGTTTTCAACAGAAGTCTTATTAGAAGATTTAAATGATCAGATTGAGAATATGTTGGCCGGAAATTCAAAAGGAAGAGTTATTGTTAAACTATAA
- a CDS encoding DUF305 domain-containing protein: MTRNLIITLIILAIIGIGFNFAFAQPGPGFGPGMMGMGPGMMESVDSEYEFLIKMIPHHEEAVAKAKILRDNTNREQMREFAKDIIEVQTQEIEEMEKYLSEWYPDRTNNYQYQPMMGNYKGLSGEELDYEFLQDMIFHHMGAVMMSQQLIMQNLDEHQSVYLLARSIRDSQRQEIFMMRDWLDNWY, from the coding sequence ATGACAAGAAATTTAATAATTACTCTAATTATATTAGCGATTATTGGAATAGGATTTAATTTTGCTTTTGCCCAGCCTGGACCAGGTTTTGGTCCTGGAATGATGGGAATGGGTCCTGGAATGATGGAATCTGTGGACAGTGAATATGAATTTTTAATTAAAATGATACCTCACCATGAGGAAGCAGTCGCTAAAGCAAAAATATTAAGAGATAATACTAATCGTGAACAGATGAGAGAATTTGCTAAAGATATTATAGAAGTTCAAACTCAGGAAATTGAAGAAATGGAAAAATATCTGTCTGAGTGGTATCCAGATAGAACAAATAATTATCAGTACCAGCCAATGATGGGAAATTATAAAGGTCTATCCGGGGAAGAATTAGATTATGAATTTTTACAGGATATGATATTTCATCACATGGGAGCAGTTATGATGTCACAGCAGTTAATTATGCAAAATCTGGATGAACATCAGTCTGTTTATTTACTAGCTAGAAGTATTAGAGATAGTCAGCGTCAGGAAATATTTATGATGCGTGACTGGCTTGATAACTGGTATTAA
- a CDS encoding SHOCT domain-containing protein yields the protein MMGFGPGMMGGGFSIILWIIIIGVVYYFFKEYNRHNHQNHNDRRNGGSSYKGQSNFEKHREKFDHKRELESSKNGDSAEQIARERYANGEITKEELNEIMENLNNHNKNINP from the coding sequence ATGATGGGATTTGGCCCTGGAATGATGGGTGGAGGATTTTCGATAATTTTATGGATAATAATTATTGGTGTGGTTTATTATTTCTTTAAAGAATATAATAGGCATAATCATCAAAACCATAATGACCGCAGAAATGGTGGTTCTAGCTATAAGGGGCAAAGCAATTTTGAGAAACATCGAGAAAAATTTGATCATAAAAGAGAATTGGAATCTAGTAAAAATGGGGATAGTGCAGAACAGATTGCTAGAGAGCGTTATGCAAATGGTGAAATAACTAAAGAAGAGTTAAATGAGATAATGGAGAATTTGAATAATCATAATAAAAATATTAATCCTTAA
- a CDS encoding DUF302 domain-containing protein, giving the protein MSKYGIQKSVELSYQDAVSKVKSELKEEGFGVLAEIDMKKTFKEKLDKDMNNYLILEACNPAFAFEGIGEESELGLLLPCNVIIFENDKQEIKVAAIDPEKALGMSENKKVNEIAQEIKSRLERVIESI; this is encoded by the coding sequence ATGAGTAAATATGGTATTCAAAAAAGTGTTGAACTTTCTTATCAGGATGCAGTCAGTAAAGTAAAAAGTGAATTAAAAGAAGAAGGTTTTGGGGTACTTGCAGAAATTGATATGAAAAAGACCTTTAAAGAAAAGCTAGATAAAGATATGAATAACTATCTAATACTTGAAGCTTGTAATCCTGCCTTTGCTTTTGAAGGAATAGGAGAAGAATCAGAACTGGGACTCCTGCTTCCCTGTAATGTTATTATTTTTGAAAATGATAAACAAGAAATAAAAGTTGCAGCAATTGATCCAGAAAAGGCACTGGGGATGTCTGAGAACAAAAAAGTCAATGAAATCGCTCAAGAAATAAAGTCAAGACTTGAAAGAGTAATAGAAAGCATTTAA
- a CDS encoding methylated-DNA--[protein]-cysteine S-methyltransferase, which translates to MEKTLNIKNKEVNYLKAKDKLDEYFMGERKEFKLPLKLEGTDFQKSVWEQLLEIPYGNTFSYKEVAEAIDNNKAAVGNANNKNSIPVIVPCHRVTASSGEVGGYGAGIWRKMWLLEHKKNNS; encoded by the coding sequence ATGGAAAAAACATTAAATATTAAAAACAAAGAAGTGAATTATTTAAAAGCAAAAGATAAGCTGGATGAATACTTTATGGGAGAGAGAAAAGAATTCAAACTACCTCTTAAGTTAGAAGGTACAGATTTTCAAAAAAGTGTCTGGGAACAGCTTTTAGAAATACCCTATGGGAATACTTTTTCGTATAAAGAGGTTGCAGAAGCAATAGATAATAATAAAGCAGCAGTGGGTAATGCAAATAATAAAAACAGTATTCCAGTTATTGTCCCCTGTCACCGAGTAACTGCAAGCAGTGGTGAGGTAGGCGGTTATGGGGCAGGAATCTGGCGGAAAATGTGGCTGCTTGAGCATAAAAAAAATAATAGCTGA
- a CDS encoding MetQ/NlpA family ABC transporter substrate-binding protein — MKKTIKSILISSGVVLAVALYLFLAANTVMASASVLKVGATAGPFAQILEAVKPVLAEENIELEIVEFTDYVTPNLALADGSLDANTFQHLPYFQRFKSDRNLDLVSAAKTIVIPIAIYSDKYESLSEIPQNSTIAIPNDPTNGGRALLLFEKAGLIKINDSVGINATILDIEANPRNLKFHEVEAAQTARVIPDVAAAAVNSNYALDLGMNPKEDSIYIEDADSPYVCIVAVRPEDENNVLINKFVEAYQSEEVRTFINQEFDGAVIPAF; from the coding sequence ATGAAAAAAACAATAAAATCAATTTTAATTAGTAGTGGAGTAGTTTTAGCAGTGGCTTTATATTTATTTTTAGCAGCGAATACAGTAATGGCGTCAGCTTCAGTGTTGAAAGTTGGAGCAACTGCAGGTCCTTTTGCTCAAATATTAGAGGCTGTAAAGCCTGTCCTTGCAGAAGAAAATATAGAACTTGAAATTGTGGAATTTACTGATTATGTAACTCCCAATTTAGCACTTGCAGATGGCAGTTTGGACGCAAATACTTTTCAGCATTTACCATATTTTCAACGATTTAAATCTGATCGAAATCTAGACTTAGTTTCAGCAGCAAAAACTATTGTAATTCCGATTGCTATTTATTCTGATAAATATGAATCATTAAGTGAAATTCCACAAAATTCTACTATAGCAATCCCAAATGATCCAACAAATGGTGGTAGAGCCTTACTTTTGTTTGAAAAAGCTGGCTTAATAAAAATAAATGATTCAGTCGGAATTAATGCGACTATTTTGGATATTGAAGCTAATCCCCGTAATTTGAAATTTCATGAAGTTGAAGCTGCTCAAACCGCTAGAGTTATACCTGATGTAGCAGCAGCTGCTGTTAATTCAAATTATGCCCTCGATCTTGGAATGAATCCTAAAGAAGATTCTATATATATTGAAGATGCTGACTCACCTTATGTTTGTATAGTGGCAGTAAGGCCTGAAGATGAAAATAATGTTTTAATTAATAAATTTGTGGAAGCTTATCAATCTGAAGAAGTTCGTACTTTTATAAATCAAGAATTTGATGGTGCAGTTATACCAGCATTTTAA